The Carassius carassius chromosome 16, fCarCar2.1, whole genome shotgun sequence genome window below encodes:
- the LOC132159795 gene encoding procathepsin L-like: MFDTCQAHWVALFTLLMWAPLQAAADSEEEAPSDWALWKRLHQISYDEESDDFERQNIWETNMRMIEKNNNDFHFGLSSFSMGMNKYGDLTKMEYKRLLGATINGPINRRGKVTSSQTLRVNANRLGLTNVDYRAQGYVTEVKDQGYCGSCWAFSTTGAIEGQMFKRTGRLMSLSEQQLVDCSRSYGTYGCSGAWMANAYDYVIRKGLESSDSYPYTSADAQPCFYDRSSVVARVSDYRFIPAGDEQALADAVASIGPITVAIDADHPSFLFYSSGIYKESNCNPNNLNHAVLVVGYGSEGGKDYWIIKNSWGTGWGEGGYMRMIRNGKNTCGIASYALYPIV, from the exons ATGTTCG ACACGTGTCAGGCACACTGGGTGGCGCTGTTTACTCTCCTGATGTGGGCACCTCTGCAGGCGGCAGCAGATTCAGAAGAGGAAGCCCCCTCTGACTGGGCGCTGTGGAAAAGGCTTCATCAAATATCCTACGATGAGGAG AGTGACGACTTTGAGAGACAAAACATCTGGGAGACCAATATGCGAATGATTGAGAAAAACAACAATGATTTCCACTTCGGATTGTCGTCGTTTAGCATGGGAATGAACAAATACGGAGACCTC ACCAAGATGGAGTACAAACGATTGCTGGGCGCCACAATTAATGGGCCGATAAACAGGAGAGGAAAGGTCACATCGTCTCAGACGCTGCGTGTCAACGCTAACAGACTGGGATTGACCAATGTGGATTATCGAGCACAAGGATATGTGACTGAAGTCAAAGATCAG GGTTACTGTGGGTCTTGCTGGGCCTTTAGCACTACAGGTGCTATTGAAGGGCAGATGTTCAAGAGGACGGGGCGGCTCATGTCCCTCAGCGAGCAGCAGCTGGTGGACTGTTCCAGGTCGTATGGCACGTATGGCTGCAGTGGAGCCTGGATGGCGAACGCCTATGATTACGTGATCCGTAAAGGGCTGGAGAGCTCTGACTCTTACCCCTATACTTCAGCG GACGCTCAGCCCTGTTTCTACGACAGAAGTTCAGTTGTGGCCAGGGTCAGTGATTACAGATTCATCCCGGCCGGAGACGAACAGGCACTGGCTGACGCCGTGGCAAGCATCGGTCCAATCACCGTCGCCATAGATGCTGATCATCCAAGCTTCCTCTTCTACAGCTCGG GAATCTACAAGGAATCTAACTGTAACCCTAATAACCTCAACCATGCTGTGCTTGTGGTTGGTTATGGCTCAGAGGGGGGCAAAGATTACTGGATAATCAAAAACAG TTGGGGAACAGGATGGGGTGAAGGAGGCTACATGCGAATGATACGCAACGGCAAAAACACTTGTGGGATCGCCAGCTATGCTCTTTATCCCATTGTGTGA
- the LOC132159794 gene encoding vacuolar protein sorting-associated protein 4B-like, whose product MTNASLQKAIDLASRASEEDKAKNYEEALRLYQHAIQNYLHVVKYEAQGEKAKQSIRAKCAEYLERAEQLMQYLKNKERTPPSKPVRVSQSDDKGTDNDDGDAEKKKLQSQLQEVTYYKFTFNTPSTMTNASLQKAIDLASRASEEDKAKNYEEALRLYQHAIQNYLHVVKYEAQGEKAKQSIRAKCAEYLERAEQLMQYLKNKERTPPSKPVRVSQSDDKGTDNDDGDAEKKKLQSQLQGAIVMEKPNIKWDDVAGLEGAKEALKQAVILSIKFPHLFPGKQRGILLFGPTGTGKSYLAKAVATEANNSSFFSISSSDLVSKWHGESEKLVKNLFSLAREQKPSIIFIDEIDAMFGSGNENESEAARKIKTKFLAQMQGVGNDNEGILVLGATNIPWTLDSAIRRRFEKRIYIPLPEQQARSSMFKLLLGSTPNSLNEADFITLGKKTDGYSGADISIVVRDALMQPIRKVQSAKHFKKVRGKAWNNPEAVVDDLLMPSSPNDPDAIQMTWEDVVRDKLLEPIVSLEDMLMSLEKTKPTVNEEDLEKMKTFTQDFGQ is encoded by the exons ATGACGAATGCCAGTTTACAG AAAGCCATTGATTTAGCCAGCAGAGCCTCTGAGGAGGACAAGGCCAAAAACTACGAGGAAGCTCTGCGCCTCTATCAGCATGCAATCCAGAATTATCTTCATGTGGTAAAAT ATGAAGCTCAGGGAGAAAAGGCCAAGCAGAGCATCCGAGCGAAGTGTGCTGAGTATCTGGAGCGAGCGGAGCAGCTCATGCAGTACCTGAAGAATAAAGAGCGCACGCCGCCCTCCAAACCTGTCAGAGTTTCCCAATCTGACGATAAAGG GACTGACAATGATGACGGCGATGCAGAGAAAAAGAAACTACAAAGTCAACTCCAAG AAGTAACATATTATAAGTTCACCTTCAACACACCGTCAACGATGACGAATGCCAGTTTACAG AAAGCCATTGATTTAGCCAGCAGAGCCTCTGAGGAGGACAAGGCCAAAAACTACGAGGAAGCTCTGCGCCTCTATCAGCATGCAATCCAGAATTATCTTCATGTGGTAAAAT ATGAAGCTCAGGGAGAAAAGGCCAAGCAGAGCATCCGAGCGAAGTGTGCTGAGTATCTGGAGCGAGCGGAGCAGCTCATGCAGTACCTGAAGAATAAAGAGCGCACGCCGCCCTCCAAACCTGTCAGAGTTTCCCAATCTGACGATAAAGG GACTGACAATGATGACGGCGATGCAGAGAAAAAGAAACTACAAAGTCAACTCCAAG GTGCTATAGTTATGGAAAAACCCAACATTAAGTGGGACGATGTTGCTGGTTTGGAAGGAGCCAAAGAGGCCCTTAAACAAGCGGTCATCCTGTCAATCAAATTCCCTCATCTTTTCCCTG GGAAACAGAGAGGGATTCTGCTCTTTGGTCCGACAGGAACAGGAAAGTCCTACCTGGCTAAAGCAGTGGCTACAGAGGCCAACAACTCCAGCTTCTTCTCCATCTCGTCATCAGACCTGGTGTCCAAGTGGCACGGAGAGAGCGAGAa GTTAGTGAAGAATCTGTTCAGTTTGGCTCGGGAGCAGAAGCCTTCGATCATCTTCATCGATGAGATCGATGCCATGTTCGGCTCCGGAAATGAGAACGAGAGCGAAGCGGCCCGCAAGATCAAGACTAAGTTTCTGGCCCAGATGCAAG GCGTAGGAAATGACAACGAAGGAATTCTGGTCCTCGGAGCGACGAACATCCCCTGGACGCTGGATTCTGCCATCAGAAGAAG GTTTGAAAAGCGCATCTACATCCCTCTTCCAGAGCAGCAAGCTCGCTCCTCCATGTTTAAACTGCTCCTCGGCTCCACTCCCAATAGCCTCAACGAAGCTGATTTCATAACTCTTGGGAAGAAGACGGACGGCTATTCGGGTGCTGACATCAGCATCGTTGTCCGTGACGCCCTCATGCAGCCCATCCGCAAAGTTCAGTCCGCGAAACACTTCAAAAAG GTCAGAGGCAAAGCATGGAACAACCCAGAAGCTGTGGTGGATGACCTCTTAATGCCCTCCTCTCCAAACGACCCAGATGCAATCCAGATGACCTGGGAGGATGTAGTGAGGGATAAACTCCTGGAGCCGATAGTCAGCTTG GAGGACATGTTGATGTCGCTCGAGAAAACCAAGCCCACTGTGAACGAGGAGGATCTGGAGAAGATGAAGACGTTCACTCAGGACTTTGGCCAGTAG